The genome window TGCGTGAAGCACGTAAACGCGAAGGACGTTTTGCCGCCCGACCTGCTGGTTCAGGTCTACGAGCACGTGCCGCGCGGCGGGTTGTTGTATCTGCCGCGTCGAGCGGCGGCGGCCCGCATCCGGCGCAACCTGGAGATATTCCGGATGCACTCGGAAGGCAAAACCATCACGGAAATCAGCGAACGGATGATGATCCATCGCGCCACGGTCTACCGCGTGCTGTCGCATTTCGTACTAAAGAAAAGCACAGCCTAGGGTTTGGAGATCGTGGTCAGGGAGTGTTTAGTCTTGGGGCACGAGGCCGTCCGCCGGTCGGCAAAACGGCGGGACGCAGCCCTAATGTGAAGGAGAAAAAATGGTCGATTCTGATGCGAACTTGAAGGATGAGGACGTCGTCATC of bacterium contains these proteins:
- a CDS encoding helix-turn-helix domain-containing protein, translating into MKHVNAKDVLPPDLLVQVYEHVPRGGLLYLPRRAAAARIRRNLEIFRMHSEGKTITEISERMMIHRATVYRVLSHFVLKKSTA